CTGCCTCCGAGCCGTAGGCGAACTCATCCACCAGCAAGCCATTCTGGTCAAACAATGAAACCCGGTCGTCCGAATTATTCAGTCCCAACGTGCCGGTTGAAGCGATCTGCCAATTCACACCGGTGAGCTGCGGTGTCCCGCCCCCGAAAATCACCAGCAAATCATGCGGCAGGACAATGGAGCCGGGACCGAATACATGCCTCGTTTTCACCGAATCGCTCAAAGACCATCCCGAAATATCTGCTTGTGTTGCACTGCTGTTATACACTTCGACAAATTCATCCTGGGTCGTTGATCCCGCCCCGTCCCCGTTCGCATCCCCCGCGATCCCGGACGGCGGGTCCGCGAGGATTTCATGGATAAAAATCACCGCTTCGGCCCTTGCTTGAGACAAAAAAATACAAAACACAATCAATCCCCAGACAGACCACATCCTCCTCATAAAGACCTCCTGACACTAATAAAATAGAACAAA
This window of the Candidatus Omnitrophota bacterium genome carries:
- a CDS encoding lamin tail domain-containing protein, with the translated sequence MRRMWSVWGLIVFCIFLSQARAEAVIFIHEILADPPSGIAGDANGDGAGSTTQDEFVEVYNSSATQADISGWSLSDSVKTRHVFGPGSIVLPHDLLVIFGGGTPQLTGVNWQIASTGTLGLNNSDDRVSLFDQNGLLVDEFAYGSEAGADESLVRSPEGDAGGFVKHRSLEGAGDRRFSAGTFVNRPSFPEPQDPTGQSENPPSPVPEPSTLTCFAIGLLGWVLKCRARPAFVSV